The Drosophila nasuta strain 15112-1781.00 chromosome 2R, ASM2355853v1, whole genome shotgun sequence genome segment TAgcttaaataaacaaaatacgtCCTTACCTTTTACAAGGTCAATTCATTAAACctataatatttaacattttaaatgtgcgCGCCCATTGCCGGACAGCATTTGGAAATGCTGATGCTGCCACCTAGTTGTGCGTAAGACAGTTGGCAACATTGCTTAAGGGTGGCAACTCGTCGCGGCTAACTTGTGTAATAAATACAACATTCgactttaaattattgataaaatttgaattcatgTAATTTACGACTTGGCGGTGTACACACAATCTGTGTTTGTACTGTCGCCGCTCTAAAGCATCCAGAAAACAACCAATGGTATGATAACAATGATCAGTTTTGTCACAGAGGGGTGTCAATAACCACCTGATTGGCCAAGGCCACAAGAtgacagcaaataaaaataaattcaatttgtttattggcAGGGcgtaaacaaacaacattgcAATCACTTGAagcttattaaattattatcaaaGTGCTCCAAACTATAACCAAAAATGCTGCCTGCTATCGTTTTTCGGCAAATGCATGCCGGTGGATTGCACCATGGAGCCGCAACAACATTGAAGCACGTGCTGGGAGTAGGCGGCAACAGCTTTGTGAACTGTCTCAATCGCTACGCAGCTGCCACGGGCTTCATACGCATTTCGTTCTTGGACATCAATCAGCGTCGAAATTGGGATGTTGCCCGGTTACGATTGTATGCAGACGCCAAGAAGCAATCTTTGCATCTGCGTACACTACAGGGTCGCGATATCCTGCAGAATGCCATCGACAAACAGCGCGCTGAATTCATTGAGCGCAAAAACTTCTTGGTCGATGACATACGTGAGGCACGAAACAAGGTACAGGAGCGTGTGCGCGAGAAGATTGACGAGATTCGCGAAGAGCGTGAAAACATTATGACCATACCCAATATGTTGACCATAAGCCGTGCAATACTCTCGCCCTATATTGGCTACGTGATTGTACAAGGCGACTACACGATGGGCATGAGTTTGCTGGTCATTGCCGGCATCACAGATCTGGTAAGCAAgtttatttgcattataatGGCAGTCGTTTGCTATAAAAGTCTTCCTTTGTAGTTAGATGGACAGATTGCGCGTCGTTGGCCATCGCAGGCCAGCAAGGCTGGTTCCTTTCTGGATCCCATGGCTGACAAGCTGTTAATGGGCTCCTTGGTCATTTCTTTATGTTACAGCGAACTGCTACCAATGTGGCTAACGGGTGTTGTTGTCTTCCGTGATGTCTTCCTCATTGGAGCTGGTTTTGTTATACGCTACATTAGTCTGCCACCGCCAGTGAGTATTTATAGATATACAAGATTTAAGTGTACAGTCTCCTAAATATATGTTTACAGAAAACGTTTTCGCGGTACTTTGATGCCACCCATGTGACTGCCCAGTTGGAACCAACATTCATCAGCAAGGTCAATACGGGAGTGCAGTTAGCCACCATTGGCATTAGTCTTGGTGCGCCCATATGGAACTATCTTGGTAAATATGCCTCATTTCCCTCAATGCTTGTACTAATAGAAACCCATCTGTAGACCACCCGGCTCTTCATGGACTTTGGTATCTAACAGGCGTCACAACCGTTGCCGCTGCGCTCAGCTACGTCATCAATAGACGTGacacttttaaaattatacacaaaaaatgaaCTGAAAACATTTACTATTTGCTATTACACAGAACCATAGTAATAGAACACCAATTGCAATGATTAGTATGTAACGACTTTTTGTAATTAAGTATACACAAAAACTGcttgaattaaaaattcttatttgtttataaacggcttctatttatttgaatacgCAAGGGTtgctcaacagttgagctcTATGAACGCATGTCTTGCGCATATATGATATATTGCTATATTCCctttttttagaaattacaACGTCAGATTTTATGCTCACAatattgtacatttatttaattcattttcttcaaaactttttttacttttacgcTTACGATATCACCATCAAGTTTCAATTATTATCGAAATATTTATCGATGTTAATGAAGAACAAAATTCACCATCGCAAGTGTTGTATAACGTTGGCATTCAAGTGACGCGCttatttgcttgcattttttttaaatgagaGAACGCAATTAAAAAAGGTGTATGCTACATATTGTCAAAAACATAGTGCTGCATTAAAATGTAAGTGTATCGAGAGACTAACAATTAAGTGAGTGCAAAGacaaatactttaataaacaTGGCATTTTTTTACAGGGCGAAATTAAGCGACAACACAATGCGCGAGTTGGACGACATCTTGAATGAGACTGCCTCTTATGGGGATCGCTTGAATGAATTTCTTAAACTCAAAACGACCAACAAACCACAGAACAGAAATACTCCATTTGTGCTCGGAGGACCCAATTATTCCTTTAACATTGGCGATTTAGACGTTGACATGGTGAAATTGTCACCAAAACCGCAGCCCAAAGACGCAGAACAGAATTCGAAGgagattaaaaaaaatgcgCTACGCGACTCAACAAACAATGCTAATGCAGCGATACTTCAGTCACCACCAGTTGTCGAAGCACCCGCCTCCCCATTATTTTCGGAGAATGCGCAGCCATCGCGCTCTCTTAGCAACTCGCCGAAGAGAAACCTGCGGCGAAGCGGAGGCATTCCAGGATCAGATCGTCTGCGACGCGTGGCAATACAACGGCGTTCCAGGAGCTGCGGTCGTGATCTGCTTAAAGAATTCAACGATGCGGAGCCTCGAACATCGAAAACCGTAAGTTCAAAGATATTTCCGGCCAATGAATTaggttttaaaatttaaatcttttctttagcagcagcaggaggaaACTAGTTCTGCATCCAACACTATGACTTTTGTAAGTTTTTAATTAGCTTccaacattttgcatttgtgtattaaatatgcatttatttagatACCTGCCATTAGCAGCACTCCAGCAATAGATGCACATGCTAAAAATTCAACAGcagcttctgctgttgctgtcgcaaCGGAGCAGGAGGAGCAGGTTGGCGCAAGCTTCAAGTACTCTCAACGACGCGAAGAGGTTCCGCTGTCTTCAACATCACAACGCTCCGCAAACGCAAATAATGGAACTGTTCAACGCACTTATACTGTCGAAATGGGCCCCGAGCCAGGACAATTGCTGCTCTCGCCATCGCGtaaaagcagcaacagtcgtTTGCATCTATCGCCGTCGCACTCGGTTCATAATGCGTCGCACAGATTGTCCAACAGAACATATGCCTCTTCACCAGCTAGAGCCGAGATACTGGCGCCAAATACGCCACCACGAGTGCTGGCGCATTCGCTACGGGAGTCGGAGTTCACTGTGCCGGAAACGCAGCCACAAGATGGTATTCAGCAGCAAGTTCTGCAGACTATGACAAACAGTCCCAAAGCGGCTCCATTCGTGGTCATACCATTAGCATGTCTCAgtccaaaaaccaaaaattcaataaaagaCCAACAACAATCAGCAGCAACTTCATCATCACCAGGAGCAGCTTTATCAGCAGCAGTTCCAAAAGTTGCCAGTCGTAGTATGCAAACTTCTGACAATTCACGTAACATGAAATACTTAAACGCGCTCTTGACTGACGACGACAGCGATGATCAGCGAGAATTGAATTCATTACTACCATTAAATTTAGCACCCCCGGGTGGCAATACAACAAGACAGAGTCGTCTAAAAAAACCGGGGCAACGCGCAAAAAGTCCCAATATGCTGTTGGATTTGCAAACCTCACGGACGCAGCGTCAGAAACTTCTGAAAAAATCTGTGCTCAATAAACCATCGAAACAGCCCATTAATGGCGAAGAGTTTGCCGAGGAATTGGCCAGGATGAGCAATTATGAAATACTTGATTTACGCAAACGTAATTCCCTTGGCAAGTTGAATCCCCTGAACGGTCGGCGCCAGAATCCAAAGGAGCGACAGATCATTGAAGAACACATCAAGTGGGAACTAATGCGACGTGATCGGGATAATGTCAGTCCCAAGAAGTCGCTAAGTAAAGTGCCATTGCCAACAGCATCACCATGCGCCAAGTCACCAATTCCAAAATCGACAACTGCAATCAGCAAACCGACCATGAATCCGTCGTTCAGAATGTCGCCAGCTGCAGCACCTGCTGGATTCAGGGATAGATCTATGCGTGAACGACGGCGTTTACGACGGGAAAGCGAGAAAAATGCATTGGGAAATGATTCCTTGGACAGCTCACCGGAAAATGCTTATCAACAGATATCAAAGCAACAAAGGAAACGTAGCAGACGTCGTAAGTCAAGTGTGGTAAGTGACAATAGTCGTATAATCGTATATccaataacaatttttttcattatgcAGAGTGAGGACGAGATACTAGCTATTTGCACGCCACCAGCGCAGTTTAGACGCTCTAAGCATAAGGAAAAAGAGGAGCCAAGCACGACTTCATTGGCAGAGCCACCAGCCGACTTTCGGCGTTCCAAGTCAATTGTGCAGCTACCAGATTCTCCAACGCAGTTGCGCAAATCCAAGTCCAGGCACACAGAAGACTCGACTGTGGTGGCAGAGCCGCCTCCAGACTTTAGATATAGATCTAGTCAAGGGATTGAAGATGACCACAGCGACGAAGATGCACTTCCACAACCGACAGCACAGCTTCGAAAGTCGCGACACTTAGAACAATTGGAGACCAATGAGACTGTTCTGCCAGAGCCGCCTGAGCAATTTAGAAAGTCTAAGTCCAGACATGTAGAGCAAGAACCTGAAGGTGTGTCGAACACTTCACCATTACAAGAGTCAAGAATTTACAGATCTAGATTGCGCATTCGAGACAACGAATCCCCACCTCTAGAGCAATCTGTACAGCTCCGAAAGTCCAAGTCGCGGCACTTAGAGCAACTAGATATCATTGAGTCCAATGAAACTGTGATCTCAGAAAATCCTCAACAAATGCGAAAGTCAAAGTCGAGACGCTTTGAGCAGCTGGATATCGTAGAGTCAAACGGTCATTGCGAACGGTCTAAGATCACACACTTGGAGATGCATACTGAGGAAGTATCTGCACTCCCAAAACCACCCGAAGAGTTTAAGCGACATAAATCTAGACTACGCATTGAAGATGATGACTCCGATGAAGCTGCACCACCAATGCCAGCTTCGCCTGTACAGCTGCAAAAAGCCAAATCTAATGACAAGAAGAAGAATCACATATCTATACAGCGCATTGAAGATGACGATTCGGATGAGGCTGCAATGCCGGATCCGCCTGCACAATTGCAAAAGTCCAAAGCGAAGCATTtagaacaaaataatatagtgGAATCTTATGAAACTGTACTGGCAGATCCACCAGAACAGTTCAGAAAGTCCAAGTCGCGTCAGAGACATGTAACAATTGTGGAACCAGATACGAGTGATACGGAAAATACACAGCCACAGCTTCAGCGTTCCATGACCCGGCAGGAAGAGCAGTTGGTGGCTCCAAAGTCAAACATAGATGAACTGGAAATGCCGTCGTTGCAATGTGTTGATGAAGTGAGATTGAATGACGTAGACACTGGTCCAGAGACAATCATTAATTCGCCACCAAAAacattcaacaacaacacatctCATATTAGTTCGCGGGAGGAAGTGATGCCGCCATCGCTGCCCATTGAAACTGACTTGGATGAGATGCCAAGTACAAGCAATAATACGAGCAGTAATCGTCGCAGAGgtaaaaagaagaaagcaTCGAATAACGACGtcaagataaaaaaaaatgaagcagCAGTGTCGCGTGCAAAAAAAAGTCGCAGGGAAGAGGCCAAAAAAGAATTGGAAAATCTTGCTATTAATCTGCCAAACCGGACGCTGCCTCCATCCGAACACGATGACGATCAAAACACAAGTAAGCAAAATAAACACTTTACCCTAGCATCATATgctgaaaatattatatttatttttattcaattagcTGGAGTTCGAAAGTCCAAACGGGGACACATTCCATTGTGCAACACCTGGGTGCACACAGTGGATGATCCTTTTTTCTTCCTATATAAAAAACCCTATCAACGCAAAGTTTATCCCCTACCACCGAagccaaaaaagaaattacaaattaataacacGGATTTATTTGTGGACAAACCGCCGTTGGCCAGTAGCACACCAAGCAACGAAGCCACCAACGTCACAAGCAGCGACACTAAAGCAGACAAACACAATCGTAAGAGAAAGCAATTAACCGGAATAACATTGAGTAGCATAGCTGAGCAACCAGAAGAACGTTCTATGGAATTTATGAGGCAGGAGCAACTGCAAGAGCAACCAATTGAGACGAAAACCTCTAAGCGGGGacggccaaaaaaaaatgatccGATATCTTCCAAGGATATTGTCACACCGAAAACATTGGTCTCTTCAGCAACACAAACAGATTTTGAACCTGCGCTGGAATGTCATCCCACGGTCCAGTCAACAAACTCGTCGCAAAATGACGGATTTCCTCTGAATTGGCTACGAAATTTAAATGATCAACCCATTCCCAAAGATGACAGTACACATCAAGAATTTAAATCAATGAAGATTTGTAAGCTTCTTAACCGCATTCAATCCTATCATACAGATTCTTAATTTAGCATTcttgttttgatttcagcTCGTGCATCCAATTTGCAGTACTCGAAAATAAGCGGACTCGACTATGCGTTTTATGGAGGAAGCGATAACACTATTGGGTTTATCCGTTTTCAACCCTTCCAAGTCCGAGGCATTAATAAAGCTAAAAGCAAATTGGTATGTATTTCAgaataacaattttgttataaGATTATTGATCGATCTACTTTTGTATTGTATCACGCAGCAATTCGTTGTTTTTTATGGTGAATTCGAAATTGAAACTAACGATTTGGAAACCAAAACAGACCCGAAGAAAAGTGAACTACTTCCTACACGCGACACTATAAGCGCTGGCGATTTTTTGCTAATAAAGATTGGTAAgttaatttcttattaattcCTTTTATTACAATTAACATTACTTACTAATTATTAATTAGGTACTCAATACAATATCAAAAACTGTTTAGATGCGGAAGGCGTTCTACTTATTAACCGCTGGTAAGCCAGTTAAAAATTCCGGCCATTTTAATCTTACTGATtttaactaattatttttctgttccAGTTCTTGAATACATAGTGTTGTTTTATTCCCAATAAGTAAACAAAGATGAAGTGATGTTTACGttgtattacatttttgattatattatgtttttattttcaataagaatccaatgaaatgtaaatttgttcttacttcaatataataatattaaaataaagtggctaatattttttgttgttaaatgaAGGTATTACTAAATGCTTAAAGAGTAACGGCTCTTTAAATGGGTCTTGTGGcatgtttcagtatttttataccaacaAACACAAGAAACAGTATGGTCTCACTGTGCTGTTTTGTTAGTTCGCGGGAGGAAGTGATGCCGCCATCGCTGcccattgaaactgaattgGACGAGATGCCAAGTACAAGTAATAATACGAGCAGCAATCGTCGCAGAGGTGAAAAGAAGGCATCGAATAACGACGtcaagataaaaaaaaagaaagcagcaGTGTCGCGTGCAAAAAAAAGTCGCAGGGAAGAGGCCAAAAAAGAATTGGAAAATCTTGCTATTAATCTGCCAAACCGGACGCTGCCTCCATCCGAACACGATGACGATCAAAACACAAGTAAGCAAAATAAACACTTTACCCTAGCATCATATgctgaaaatattatatttatttttattcaattagcTGGAGTTCGAAAGTCCAAACGGGGACACATTCCATTGTGCAACACCTGGGTGCACACAGTGGATGATCCTTTTTTCTTCCTATATAAAAAACCCTATCAACGTAAAGTTTATCCCCTACCACCGAAGCCAAAAAAGAAGttacaaattaataacacGGATTTATTTGTGGACAAACCGCCGTTGGCCAGTAGCACACCAAGCAACGAAGCCACCAACGTCACAAGCAGCGACACTAAAGCAGACAAACAGAATCGTAAGAGAAAGCAATTAACCGGAATAACATTGAGTAGCATAGCTGAGCAACCAGAAGAACGTTCTATGGAATTTATGAGGCAGGAGCAACTGCAAGAGCAGCCAATTGAGACGAAAACCTCTAAGCGGGGacggccaaaaaaaaatgatccAATATCTTCCAAGGATATTGTCACACCGAAAACATTGGTCTCTTCAGCAACACAAACAGATTTTGAACCTGCGCTGGAATGTCATCCCACGGTCCAGTCAACAAACTCGTCGCAAAATGACGGATTTCCTCTGAATTGGCTACGAAATTTAAATGATCAACCCATTCCCAAAGATAACAGTACACATCAAGAATTTAAATCAATGAAGATTTGTAAGCTTCTTAACCGCATTCAATCCTATCATACAGATTCTTAATTTAGCATTcttgttttgatttcagcTTGTGCATCCAATTTGCAGTACTCGAAAATAAGCGGACTCGACTATGCGTTTTATGGAGGAAGCGATAACACTATTGGGTTTATCCGTTTTCAACCCTTCCAAGTCCGAGGCATTAATAAAGCTAAAAGCAAATTGGTATGTATTTCAgaataacaattttgttataaGATTATTGATCGATCTACTTTTGTATTGTATCACGCAGCAattcgttgtttttttatggTGAATTCGAAATTGAAACTAACGATTTGGAAACCAAAACAGACCCGAAGAAAAGTGAACTACTTCCTACACGCGACACTATAAGCGCTGGCGATTTTTTGCTAATAAAGATTGGTAAgttaatttcttattaattcCTTTTATTACAATTAACATTACTTACTAATTATTAATTAGGTACTCAATACAATATCAAAAACTGTTTAGATGCGGAAGGCGTTCTACTTATTAACCGCTGGTAAGCCAGTTAAAAATTCCGGCCATTTTAATCTTACTGATtttaactaattatttttctgttccAGTTCTTGAATACATAGTGTTGTTTTATTCCCAATAAGTAAACCAAGATAAATTAATGTTTACGttgtattacatttttgattatattatgtttttattttcaataagaatccaatgaaatgaaaatttgttcttacttcaatataatattaaaataaagtgtacgattttttttgttgttaaatgaAGGTATTACTAAATGTTTAAAGAGTAACGGCTCTTTAAATGGGTCTTGTGgcatttttcagtatttttatccAACAAACATACAAGAAACAGTTTGGTCTCACTGCGCTGTGTTGTTGCGTTGAGAATGGCGAACGCGCTTTGTGTTTTGACATGCCAGATcgtttgattaaaaaaaacttagtGGCAACTCTGCGCGTGCTGTCAAACTGTCGCAATTGCTGTcatcttttctttcttttccgGTCAGCGAACAGACCTGTAAGTTCgcgtatattttgtacacaaaataaaatcgtaAAATTCTAGTGATTTAACAAGACAACCACAATTTTTTCAAGCGCAAAATGAATAAGAATAAAGTGAACTATTCCCGTAGACAAGTATTTCAAATGATGAACGAATTTTAAAACACTTGAACGGATTGTGAAAATcatacaaacaaattcaaatataatgcAATTGATTAAGTCGCATAGTTGAAACATTCGCGGTCAAATTTGTTGGAAGCTTGAAATCATAATATACAAAGAAGTTTTATTGATTTGTGCTAATTACAAATTTCTTCCATTTTTCATGCACCCTCGCTGTTTACGTCGACTGCGCTGTCAACATatctcaacaacaacaacgacaacaatgaaCTATAGCCGCCAAAATGAGGAAGATTATGAAACAAGGCAAGATCGTAATCGTCCTTAGTGGACGTTACGCTGGTCGCAAGGCCATCATCGTCAAGACCTCAGACGATGGCACCCCGGAGAAACCCTTCGGTCATGCGCTCGTCGCCGGCATCGACAGATACCCACGCAAGGTAACCAAGAAGATGGGCAAGAACAAGCTGAAGAAGAAGTCCAAGGTCAAGCCTTTCCTCAAGAGCTTGAACTACAACCACTTGATGCCGACTCGCTACACAGCGCACGACATCAGCTTCGAGAAGCTGTCGCCCAAGGACCTGAAGGATCCTGTCAAGCGCAAGACTCACCGTTTCCAGACCCGCGTCAAGTTTGAGTCGGTGTACAAGGAGGGCAAGAACAAGTGGTTTTTCCAGAAGCTGCGTTTCTAAACAGCTGGAGGACTCTTGATTTTTATGTCGCCGTTTTTTTAaggttaaataaaaaaaccaaattctGATAAAATTGACCGAAATAACGTaaattctttttcattttaaatggatAAGACGATGCCAGAAATTCTAATTATTTTCTTGACAAAATTGTAGAGATGAGTTATAGGGAAACAATTTCTAGTAGAATGCAGCTATATTCCgaataacatataaataatgtgtacagaagaaaagaaaaaattatcAAAAGAACTTTGGGAGATagtttcatattattattcattgcaaaatcaaattctacttaagaaaaagaaaagaaaatttgatttaaattaactcAAATGAGATAAAAATTATCTTAATTGCGATTTATAATTCTTGTCTCAACAAAATGATATACAattccaaaaaagaaaacgaactCGGgctttttttgattattatttcatcttttttttaattttctaaatattcGAACAgaataatacattttgtttgaattcagttttaattttacaatcgtttgaaaatcaatttacaaTTCTATTGTTTATTGCTTCATTTGAACATAAAAATTCT includes the following:
- the LOC132784607 gene encoding uncharacterized protein LOC132784607 isoform X1, which produces MAKLSDNTMRELDDILNETASYGDRLNEFLKLKTTNKPQNRNTPFVLGGPNYSFNIGDLDVDMVKLSPKPQPKDAEQNSKEIKKNALRDSTNNANAAILQSPPVVEAPASPLFSENAQPSRSLSNSPKRNLRRSGGIPGSDRLRRVAIQRRSRSCGRDLLKEFNDAEPRTSKTQQQEETSSASNTMTFIPAISSTPAIDAHAKNSTAASAVAVATEQEEQVGASFKYSQRREEVPLSSTSQRSANANNGTVQRTYTVEMGPEPGQLLLSPSRKSSNSRLHLSPSHSVHNASHRLSNRTYASSPARAEILAPNTPPRVLAHSLRESEFTVPETQPQDGIQQQVLQTMTNSPKAAPFVVIPLACLSPKTKNSIKDQQQSAATSSSPGAALSAAVPKVASRSMQTSDNSRNMKYLNALLTDDDSDDQRELNSLLPLNLAPPGGNTTRQSRLKKPGQRAKSPNMLLDLQTSRTQRQKLLKKSVLNKPSKQPINGEEFAEELARMSNYEILDLRKRNSLGKLNPLNGRRQNPKERQIIEEHIKWELMRRDRDNVSPKKSLSKVPLPTASPCAKSPIPKSTTAISKPTMNPSFRMSPAAAPAGFRDRSMRERRRLRRESEKNALGNDSLDSSPENAYQQISKQQRKRSRRRKSSVSEDEILAICTPPAQFRRSKHKEKEEPSTTSLAEPPADFRRSKSIVQLPDSPTQLRKSKSRHTEDSTVVAEPPPDFRYRSSQGIEDDHSDEDALPQPTAQLRKSRHLEQLETNETVLPEPPEQFRKSKSRHVEQEPEGVSNTSPLQESRIYRSRLRIRDNESPPLEQSVQLRKSKSRHLEQLDIIESNETVISENPQQMRKSKSRRFEQLDIVESNGHCERSKITHLEMHTEEVSALPKPPEEFKRHKSRLRIEDDDSDEAAPPMPASPVQLQKAKSNDKKKNHISIQRIEDDDSDEAAMPDPPAQLQKSKAKHLEQNNIVESYETVLADPPEQFRKSKSRQRHVTIVEPDTSDTENTQPQLQRSMTRQEEQLVAPKSNIDELEMPSLQCVDEVRLNDVDTGPETIINSPPKTFNNNTSHISSREEVMPPSLPIETDLDEMPSTSNNTSSNRRRGKKKKASNNDVKIKKNEAAVSRAKKSRREEAKKELENLAINLPNRTLPPSEHDDDQNTTGVRKSKRGHIPLCNTWVHTVDDPFFFLYKKPYQRKVYPLPPKPKKKLQINNTDLFVDKPPLASSTPSNEATNVTSSDTKADKHNRKRKQLTGITLSSIAEQPEERSMEFMRQEQLQEQPIETKTSKRGRPKKNDPISSKDIVTPKTLVSSATQTDFEPALECHPTVQSTNSSQNDGFPLNWLRNLNDQPIPKDDSTHQEFKSMKISRASNLQYSKISGLDYAFYGGSDNTIGFIRFQPFQVRGINKAKSKLQFVVFYGEFEIETNDLETKTDPKKSELLPTRDTISAGDFLLIKIGTQYNIKNCLDAEGVLLINRCS
- the LOC132784356 gene encoding large ribosomal subunit protein eL27 → MRKIMKQGKIVIVLSGRYAGRKAIIVKTSDDGTPEKPFGHALVAGIDRYPRKVTKKMGKNKLKKKSKVKPFLKSLNYNHLMPTRYTAHDISFEKLSPKDLKDPVKRKTHRFQTRVKFESVYKEGKNKWFFQKLRF
- the LOC132784607 gene encoding uncharacterized protein LOC132784607 isoform X2 translates to MAKLSDNTMRELDDILNETASYGDRLNEFLKLKTTNKPQNRNTPFVLGGPNYSFNIGDLDVDMVKLSPKPQPKDAEQNSKEIKKNALRDSTNNANAAILQSPPVVEAPASPLFSENAQPSRSLSNSPKRNLRRSGGIPGSDRLRRVAIQRRSRSCGRDLLKEFNDAEPRTSKTQQEETSSASNTMTFIPAISSTPAIDAHAKNSTAASAVAVATEQEEQVGASFKYSQRREEVPLSSTSQRSANANNGTVQRTYTVEMGPEPGQLLLSPSRKSSNSRLHLSPSHSVHNASHRLSNRTYASSPARAEILAPNTPPRVLAHSLRESEFTVPETQPQDGIQQQVLQTMTNSPKAAPFVVIPLACLSPKTKNSIKDQQQSAATSSSPGAALSAAVPKVASRSMQTSDNSRNMKYLNALLTDDDSDDQRELNSLLPLNLAPPGGNTTRQSRLKKPGQRAKSPNMLLDLQTSRTQRQKLLKKSVLNKPSKQPINGEEFAEELARMSNYEILDLRKRNSLGKLNPLNGRRQNPKERQIIEEHIKWELMRRDRDNVSPKKSLSKVPLPTASPCAKSPIPKSTTAISKPTMNPSFRMSPAAAPAGFRDRSMRERRRLRRESEKNALGNDSLDSSPENAYQQISKQQRKRSRRRKSSVSEDEILAICTPPAQFRRSKHKEKEEPSTTSLAEPPADFRRSKSIVQLPDSPTQLRKSKSRHTEDSTVVAEPPPDFRYRSSQGIEDDHSDEDALPQPTAQLRKSRHLEQLETNETVLPEPPEQFRKSKSRHVEQEPEGVSNTSPLQESRIYRSRLRIRDNESPPLEQSVQLRKSKSRHLEQLDIIESNETVISENPQQMRKSKSRRFEQLDIVESNGHCERSKITHLEMHTEEVSALPKPPEEFKRHKSRLRIEDDDSDEAAPPMPASPVQLQKAKSNDKKKNHISIQRIEDDDSDEAAMPDPPAQLQKSKAKHLEQNNIVESYETVLADPPEQFRKSKSRQRHVTIVEPDTSDTENTQPQLQRSMTRQEEQLVAPKSNIDELEMPSLQCVDEVRLNDVDTGPETIINSPPKTFNNNTSHISSREEVMPPSLPIETDLDEMPSTSNNTSSNRRRGKKKKASNNDVKIKKNEAAVSRAKKSRREEAKKELENLAINLPNRTLPPSEHDDDQNTTGVRKSKRGHIPLCNTWVHTVDDPFFFLYKKPYQRKVYPLPPKPKKKLQINNTDLFVDKPPLASSTPSNEATNVTSSDTKADKHNRKRKQLTGITLSSIAEQPEERSMEFMRQEQLQEQPIETKTSKRGRPKKNDPISSKDIVTPKTLVSSATQTDFEPALECHPTVQSTNSSQNDGFPLNWLRNLNDQPIPKDDSTHQEFKSMKISRASNLQYSKISGLDYAFYGGSDNTIGFIRFQPFQVRGINKAKSKLQFVVFYGEFEIETNDLETKTDPKKSELLPTRDTISAGDFLLIKIGTQYNIKNCLDAEGVLLINRCS
- the LOC132784608 gene encoding uncharacterized protein LOC132784608; this encodes MVSLCCFVSSREEVMPPSLPIETELDEMPSTSNNTSSNRRRGEKKASNNDVKIKKKKAAVSRAKKSRREEAKKELENLAINLPNRTLPPSEHDDDQNTTGVRKSKRGHIPLCNTWVHTVDDPFFFLYKKPYQRKVYPLPPKPKKKLQINNTDLFVDKPPLASSTPSNEATNVTSSDTKADKQNRKRKQLTGITLSSIAEQPEERSMEFMRQEQLQEQPIETKTSKRGRPKKNDPISSKDIVTPKTLVSSATQTDFEPALECHPTVQSTNSSQNDGFPLNWLRNLNDQPIPKDNSTHQEFKSMKISCASNLQYSKISGLDYAFYGGSDNTIGFIRFQPFQVRGINKAKSKLQFVVFLW
- the LOC132784609 gene encoding probable cardiolipin synthase (CMP-forming), which encodes MLPAIVFRQMHAGGLHHGAATTLKHVLGVGGNSFVNCLNRYAAATGFIRISFLDINQRRNWDVARLRLYADAKKQSLHLRTLQGRDILQNAIDKQRAEFIERKNFLVDDIREARNKVQERVREKIDEIREERENIMTIPNMLTISRAILSPYIGYVIVQGDYTMGMSLLVIAGITDLLDGQIARRWPSQASKAGSFLDPMADKLLMGSLVISLCYSELLPMWLTGVVVFRDVFLIGAGFVIRYISLPPPKTFSRYFDATHVTAQLEPTFISKVNTGVQLATIGISLGAPIWNYLDHPALHGLWYLTGVTTVAAALSYVINRRDTFKIIHKK